Proteins from one Cicer arietinum cultivar CDC Frontier isolate Library 1 chromosome 3, Cicar.CDCFrontier_v2.0, whole genome shotgun sequence genomic window:
- the LOC101503570 gene encoding 14-3-3-like protein A, with amino-acid sequence MAASDSSREENVYMAKLAEQAERYEEMVEFMEKVAKTVEVDELTVEERNLLSVAYKNVIGARRASWRIISSIEQKEESRGNEDHVAVIKEYRSKIETELSKICDGILSLLESNLVPSAGTPESKVFYLKMKGDYHRYLAEFKTGVERKDAAESTLLAYKSAQDIALADLAPTHPIRLGLALNFSVFYYEILNSPDRACNLAKQAFDEAISELDTLGEESYKDSTLIMQLLRDNLTLWTSDITDEAGDEIKETSKQQSGEQE; translated from the exons ATGGCGGCATCGGATTCATCTCGCGAAGAGAATGTTTACATGGCGAAATTAGCGGAACAAGCCGAACGATACGAAGAGATGGTTGAATTCATGGAAAAAGTTGCAAAAACAGTTGAGGTTGATGAACTAACAGTTGAAGAAAGGAATCTTCTTTCAGTTGCTTACAAAAATGTGATAGGTGCAAGAAGAGCTTCGTGGAGAATAATTTCTTCAATCGAACAGAAAGAAGAGAGTAGAGGAAATGAGGATCATGTTGCTGTTATAAAGGAATATAGGTCTAAAATTGAGACTGAACTTAGCAAAATTTGTGATGGAATTTTGAGCCTACTTGAATCTAATCTTGTTCCTTCAGCTGGTACACCTGAGTCTAAAGTTTTTTATCTTAAGATGAAAGGTGATTATCATAGGTATCTTGCTGAGTTTAAGACTGGTGTTGAGAGAAAAGATGCTGCTGAGAGTACTTTGTTAGCTTACAAATCTGCTcag GATATTGCTCTTGCTGACCTAGCCCCCACCCACCCGATCAGGCTGGGTCTTGCGCTCAACTTTTCGGTGTTCTATTATGAAATCCTTAACTCACCGGATCGTGCGTGTAACCTTGCCAAGCAG GCATTTGATGAGGCAATCTCTGAGCTTGACACATTAGGTGAAGAGTCATACAAGGACAGCACATTGATCATGCAGCTTCTCCGAGACAATCTGACTTTGTGGACGTCTGACATCACG GACGAGGCTGGAGATGAGATCAAGGAAACATCAAAGCAACAATCCGGCGAGCAGGAGTGA
- the LOC140919596 gene encoding uncharacterized protein, with protein sequence MDTNKDLEVQNEEVGTSKTYEKEVKRGATIMQRVIKARSSGIKFEVGWNESGQPVDPNSSMFVSYIGAVVRQNVPITIDNWRDKALKDAKDIIWNDIQTTFVLDEERKSYVLRVAGKIHRGFRSHLSNFYLKDREGNTNAEPPKIYQHYISKDEWSAFVSKRSDPAFVNISTANRERASNPKHPYKKSRMGYARLEQKIRKDTQADQPLGRHILWKEARVNKEGVVDNENVKKVVELCETIEQSSETQEGNKDTCRDILGKVFNVPEYSGRVRGKGFGVTPKSFFPQEKRQKPSNEEVLEKLRILSEQVALLSSQ encoded by the exons atggatacaaacaaagatttagaagttcaaaatgaagaagttggcacctctaagacttacgaaaaagaagtcaaacgtggtgcaactatcatgcaaagggtgattaaagcacggagcagtggcattaaatttgag gttggctggaacgagagtggtcagccagttgaccccaacagctccatgtttgtaagctacattggggctgttgttcgtcaaaatgtcccaataacaatagacaactggagagataaggcgttgaaggatgccaaagatatcatctggaatgacattcaa accacttttgttcttgatgaggaacgaaagtcatatgttttgagagttgctgggaaaatccatcgtggatttagatcccatctctcaaatttctatctaaaagatagagaaggaaacacaaatgctgaacctccaaagatatatcaacattatatatcaaaggatgaatggagtgcatttgtttccaaacgttctgacccggcgtttgtc aatattagtacggcaaatcgcgaacgggcaagcaacccaaaacacccatacaagaaatcacgtatgggatatgcacgccttgaacaaaaaatt agaaaagacacccaagccgatcaacccttgggtcgtcatatcttatggaaggaagcgcgtgttaacaaagaaggagtggttgataatgaaaatgtcaagaaagttgtagaactttgt gaaactattgaacaaagttctgaaactcaagagggcaacaaggatacgtgcagggacattcttgggaaagtgtttaatgtccctgagtattccggtcgagtgagggggaaaggatttggcgtaactcccaaaagcttttttcctcaagagaagcgccaaaaaccttccaacgaggaagtattagagaagctcagaatcttatcggagcaagtggcactcttg AGTTCGCAATAG